A DNA window from Parus major isolate Abel chromosome 9, Parus_major1.1, whole genome shotgun sequence contains the following coding sequences:
- the ST6GAL1 gene encoding beta-galactoside alpha-2,6-sialyltransferase 1, producing the protein MVHINVLKKFMCVLVVILIALTVCLWRETRRSYYDPLKTSSDDFQGHRSLEKWNLVKSQGLFHEAAGELGQVSKMWFGTQNKVKGITSEAAEKSKKAAFGKVWDKDSSSRNLIPRLQKVRKNYLAMNKYNVSYNGKRNAKLSPEKLLCQLRDRVNVTMIQRSDGPFGTSEWQQYLPGKSLSETVGHLGRCAVVSSAGSLKSSRLGQEIDSHDAVLRFNGAPVRGFQDDVGQKTTIRLVNSQLVTVEEQQFLREPLYNTGILIVWDPAPYHAEIHEWYRKPDYNFFESYKAYRRAHPEQPFYILNPKMQWQLWDILQENSLEHIQPNPPSSGMLGIVLMMTLCDQVDVYEFLPSKRQTDICHYYQKFHDHACTMGAYHPLLFEKNLVKHMNQGTDEDIYTHGKVTLPGFRKVHC; encoded by the exons ATGGTTCACATCAATGTGTTGAAAAAGTTCATGTGTGTTCTTGTGGTGATACTGATAGCACTGACAGTTTGCCTCTGGAGAGAAACAAGAAGAAGCTACTATGATCCTTTGAAGACCAGCAGTGATGATTTTCAGGGACACAGGAGTTTGGAGAAATGGAACCTGGTTAAATCACAAGGCCTTTTCCATGAAGCAGCCGGTGAACTGGGGCAGGTATCCAAAATGTGGTTTGGTACCCAAAACAAAGTGAAAGGCATCACctctgaagcagctgaaaagtCCAAGAAAGCAGCCTTTGGGAAGGTATGGGATAAGGACAGCTCATCCAGAAATCTCATACCCAGGCTGCAGAAGGTCAGGAAAAACTACCTGGCCATGAACAAGTACAACGTGAGCTACAATGGAAAGAGGAACGCTAAGctcagcccagagaagctgctctgccagctgcgGGACAGGGTCAATGTGACCATGATACAGAGGTCAGATGGTCCTTTTGGTACCTCTGAATGGCAGCAATACCTGCCAGGGAAAAGCCTCAGTGAAACAGTGGGACACTTGGGTCGCTGTGCTGTCGTGTCCTCAGCAGGGTCTCTGAAATCATCTCGCTTGGGACAAGAGATAG ACAGCCACGACGCCGTCTTGCGGTTCAATGGGGCTCCTGTCAGGGGCTTCCAAGATGATGTGGGGCAAAAGACAACAATTCGTCTTGTGAATTCCCAG CTTGTAACTGTTGAAGAGCAGCAGTTCCTGAGGGAACCACTATATAACACTGGAATCTTAATTGTCTGGGATCCAGCACCATATCATGCAGAAATTCATGAG tgGTACAGAAAACCAGATTACAACTTTTTTGAAAGCTATAAGGCATATCGTAGAGCGCATCCAGAGCAGCCTTTCTATATCCTGAATCCCAAAATGCAATGGCAGCTCTGGGATATTCTGCAGGAGAATTCCCTGGAGCATATTCAGCCTAATCCACCATCATCAGGAATGCTTG gCATTGTGCTCATGATGACGCTGTGTGACCAAGTGGACGTGTACGAATTTCTCCCTTCCAAGCGGCAGACGGACATTTGCCACTATTACCAGAAGTTCCACGACCATGCCTGCACCATGGGAGCTTACCACCCCCTCCTGTTTGAGAAGAACTTGGTGAAGCACATGAACCAGGGCACAGATGAGGACATCTACACTCACGGCAAAGTCACCCTGCCTGGCTTCCGAAAAGTGCATTGCTAG